A genomic region of Sulfolobales archaeon contains the following coding sequences:
- a CDS encoding glycosyltransferase gives MLWISGRDLVCRSLGRGLIVVDGRFNAWRRKYLLEVLEEFLEDRFLGVSTSIGDDRLLTWLAHRRGYLTAYQPNAVAITASPPTMRAFIGQQLRWARSGYLFFIREIYTGTFLGMRPLYILHLFLYYLSPISFTIAIIHDTILAPSIYSILGINNIALSIALAVIGSSLVSYIRRAVLGLWRISLKELLAIGAVGLFITYPLMIYAMITVRSQSSWVTR, from the coding sequence TTGCTTTGGATTTCGGGCAGAGATCTGGTATGTAGATCGCTGGGTAGGGGTTTAATAGTAGTGGATGGAAGATTCAATGCTTGGAGAAGGAAATATCTCCTCGAGGTTCTAGAGGAATTCCTGGAAGATAGATTCCTTGGTGTATCAACATCTATAGGGGATGATAGGCTGCTAACATGGCTAGCACATAGGAGGGGATACCTCACAGCATATCAGCCTAACGCAGTGGCCATAACGGCGAGCCCGCCCACGATGAGGGCTTTTATAGGGCAGCAGTTGAGATGGGCTAGAAGCGGCTATCTATTCTTCATAAGAGAAATATATACAGGCACCTTCCTGGGGATGAGGCCTCTATATATCCTCCACCTATTCCTCTACTATCTATCGCCCATATCATTCACAATAGCCATTATACATGACACGATCCTAGCACCGTCGATCTACAGTATACTGGGGATCAACAATATCGCATTATCAATAGCCCTAGCAGTAATTGGGAGCTCCCTAGTAAGCTATATCAGGAGAGCCGTGCTAGGGCTATGGAGGATATCGCTAAAAGAGCTACTAGCAATAGGAGCTGTGGGGTTATTCATAACATACCCACTCATGATCTATGCGATGATCACGGTTAGAAGCCAAAGCAGCTGGGTAACTAGATGA
- a CDS encoding glycosyltransferase, translating into MIVETIELYETITGKGLYYLPIHFLIFVILHTSIALATSRKPIEYRSLRRGDVRVSVVIAEYGEKPEIFERVMRSVAMNKPDEAIIVHDDGSEEIAMIARRYGAKVITLKGRVGKKRALAIGWREASGDIVVHVDSDTILTERAIEEIVKPFDNPRVVGVQGRNMVFRTFQSPPTQLLTGWFGVYNFCSESIFLKGL; encoded by the coding sequence ATGATAGTAGAGACTATAGAGCTATATGAAACCATAACAGGTAAGGGCCTCTACTACCTCCCTATACACTTCCTTATATTCGTTATACTTCATACATCGATAGCTCTTGCAACGTCTAGGAAGCCAATAGAATATAGATCCCTTAGAAGGGGGGATGTGAGGGTCAGCGTCGTCATAGCTGAGTATGGTGAGAAGCCAGAGATCTTTGAAAGGGTCATGAGATCTGTGGCTATGAATAAGCCAGATGAGGCTATAATCGTTCATGACGATGGATCTGAAGAGATAGCTATGATAGCGAGGAGATATGGGGCGAAGGTGATAACGCTTAAGGGGAGGGTTGGGAAGAAAAGGGCATTAGCTATAGGTTGGAGAGAAGCTTCAGGCGATATAGTTGTCCATGTTGACAGCGACACGATCCTCACAGAAAGGGCTATCGAGGAGATTGTGAAGCCCTTCGACAACCCCAGGGTTGTTGGTGTACAGGGTAGGAACATGGTATTCAGAACCTTTCAATCTCCCCCCACCCAGCTACTAACTGGGTGGTTTGGGGTCTACAATTTTTGTTCTGAGAGTATTTTTCTTAAGGGTTTATAA
- a CDS encoding A24 family peptidase C-terminal domain-containing protein, translating into MDLDAIFYIGYATAITMLAITSYIDVRTREIDPRIWLPFIAIGIALAIYRYQLDPGTTPLYIAISMISPAVLLAMSLIGMMGLADPIAMAIVALLIPKPPGSLVLPPSLVILAISTILMVVGLVIPISILNLWSMGEIRRHCRSLYKAVIVHMTGFPIKAERFIATRFLYPLIYPSLENGSIIWRCRESFDINEDPSIYRGNVRELIEKGLLRGDERIYVTWGVPYILFILLGTALYPLSAGYVEGVFESLSRIFSTG; encoded by the coding sequence ATGGATCTAGATGCGATATTCTATATAGGATATGCAACAGCTATAACAATGCTCGCGATAACCTCCTATATAGATGTGAGGACGAGGGAGATAGATCCGAGGATATGGCTTCCATTCATAGCTATTGGAATAGCCCTAGCTATATATAGATATCAGCTCGATCCAGGGACAACACCTCTCTACATAGCTATAAGCATGATCTCACCAGCGGTTCTCCTAGCAATGAGCCTTATAGGGATGATGGGTCTAGCAGATCCAATAGCGATGGCTATCGTGGCACTTCTAATACCGAAGCCCCCAGGATCTCTAGTTCTACCCCCATCCCTTGTAATCCTAGCCATCTCAACGATCTTAATGGTTGTGGGTTTAGTGATCCCCATATCGATCCTGAATCTATGGAGTATGGGGGAGATAAGGAGACACTGTAGAAGCCTCTATAAAGCTGTTATAGTACATATGACAGGCTTCCCAATCAAGGCTGAGAGGTTCATAGCTACTAGATTTCTATACCCCCTGATATATCCAAGCCTTGAAAACGGATCTATTATATGGAGGTGTAGAGAGTCATTCGATATAAACGAGGATCCCAGCATATATAGAGGAAATGTTAGGGAGCTAATTGAAAAGGGGCTCTTAAGAGGGGATGAGAGGATCTATGTAACATGGGGTGTGCCATATATATTATTCATACTGCTGGGGACAGCTCTATATCCACTATCAGCGGGCTATGTTGAAGGGGTATTCGAATCCCTATCAAGGATATTCTCGACGGGCTAG
- a CDS encoding MFS transporter — translation MVYLTSRGGSTSIWAWLFTDIYLPSIIAAIARGMLSISLPLFLIASNLDPIYVGLGAAAVSIGNMAMDMPGGYLLRVLGEKRLMRISLAVVALSSLGMALLSNPWAVILFATFFGAGRSMWLLSRRYVITYYIPYSYRGRASSFIGMSERLGSFIGPAIVSMIVGYGYQMVFIACSILASIAVIPNIFSREYHPEAVNNREAPRIDVKSHGKEGGEPGILFLATASIANIAIQGVRSSRNILLALVGKHLSLSDSSVSIASSLSGALDVIGSYPAGVIMDRRGRDAAVAISFSIMAIGFALLAFSSSEYMFLIASLVVGLGNGFGSGVLITVGADIGSRMESGRGALFLAIWQFIGDLGSAVFPVSIGLISSLLGARASSIIIASISTLIPPMFRRVGKGLENRPRSF, via the coding sequence ATGGTGTATCTAACGTCTAGGGGTGGGAGCACCTCTATCTGGGCATGGCTCTTCACAGATATCTACCTCCCATCGATCATAGCTGCCATAGCTAGGGGCATGCTCTCCATATCCCTCCCACTATTTCTAATAGCAAGCAACCTAGATCCAATATATGTTGGCTTAGGAGCCGCTGCAGTCTCTATAGGCAATATGGCTATGGATATGCCTGGAGGGTATCTCCTAAGGGTTTTAGGTGAGAAGCGCCTAATGAGGATCTCCCTAGCTGTAGTGGCACTCTCGTCCCTCGGCATGGCATTGCTATCCAACCCATGGGCCGTGATCCTCTTTGCTACATTCTTCGGCGCTGGGAGGAGTATGTGGCTTCTCTCGAGGAGATATGTTATAACATATTACATCCCCTACAGCTATAGGGGAAGGGCATCATCCTTCATAGGGATGAGCGAGAGGCTTGGAAGCTTCATCGGGCCAGCCATAGTCTCTATGATCGTTGGCTATGGATATCAAATGGTCTTCATAGCATGCTCCATCCTAGCCTCCATAGCGGTTATACCAAATATATTTTCTAGGGAATACCACCCAGAGGCGGTTAACAATAGAGAAGCCCCTAGAATAGATGTTAAAAGCCATGGAAAGGAGGGTGGCGAGCCCGGGATCTTGTTCCTCGCAACAGCATCGATAGCGAATATAGCTATCCAGGGGGTGAGATCTAGTAGAAATATACTTCTAGCCTTAGTAGGAAAACACCTCTCTCTAAGCGATAGCAGTGTGAGCATAGCATCGAGCCTCTCAGGGGCATTAGATGTTATAGGTTCATACCCAGCAGGGGTTATAATGGATAGGAGGGGGAGGGATGCTGCTGTTGCGATAAGCTTCTCAATAATGGCTATAGGCTTCGCCCTCCTAGCATTCTCGAGCAGCGAATATATGTTCCTCATAGCATCCCTAGTAGTAGGCCTTGGAAACGGCTTCGGATCGGGTGTGTTGATAACAGTTGGAGCCGATATAGGGTCTAGGATGGAGAGTGGTAGAGGAGCCCTATTCCTAGCTATATGGCAGTTCATAGGAGATCTAGGGAGCGCTGTGTTCCCAGTATCAATAGGGCTTATATCATCCCTCCTAGGTGCTAGAGCCTCGTCGATAATCATAGCATCTATATCCACTCTCATCCCACCCATGTTTAGAAGAGTTGGTAAGGGGCTTGAGAATCGCCCACGATCTTTCTAG
- a CDS encoding aldo/keto reductase produces MRFSIDYNDRKPLGRTGETVPAIGVGTWRINDYSRAEAALIRAVELGMNMIDTAEMYANGEAERLVGRVIKAVGRENVFVITKILPDRFSDQSKVLRALEASLRRLDTSYVDLVLIHWPRPGIPIEKQIQYLEATVETGMARYMGVSNFGPESIMRALNAVKKHEIVANQVKYSVLDKQVERDLLDISIKNGILIQAYTPLEWGGVARNDVVVRIASKYGKTPVQVALNYLISRPMVTAIPKSERVERIEEFRGAMGWRLSKEDIEALENI; encoded by the coding sequence ATGAGGTTCTCCATAGACTATAACGATCGAAAACCCCTGGGGAGAACCGGAGAGACGGTCCCGGCTATAGGGGTTGGGACTTGGAGGATAAATGACTATTCAAGGGCTGAGGCAGCCCTTATAAGGGCTGTCGAGCTTGGGATGAATATGATAGATACAGCTGAGATGTACGCTAATGGAGAGGCTGAGAGGCTCGTTGGAAGGGTTATAAAGGCTGTTGGTAGGGAGAATGTGTTTGTGATTACAAAGATACTCCCAGATAGATTCTCGGATCAGTCTAAGGTGCTCAGAGCATTAGAGGCCAGCCTTAGAAGGCTTGACACCTCCTACGTGGATCTAGTGCTTATCCACTGGCCAAGACCTGGAATACCTATTGAGAAACAGATCCAATATCTAGAGGCAACTGTTGAGACCGGGATGGCGAGGTATATGGGTGTAAGCAACTTCGGCCCAGAAAGCATTATGAGAGCCCTCAACGCTGTTAAGAAGCACGAGATAGTGGCTAACCAGGTTAAATACAGCGTTCTGGATAAACAGGTTGAGAGGGATCTCCTGGATATCTCTATAAAGAATGGGATCTTGATCCAAGCGTATACCCCTCTAGAGTGGGGAGGGGTTGCGAGGAACGATGTTGTGGTTAGGATAGCATCTAAATACGGCAAGACACCGGTGCAGGTGGCCCTCAACTACCTGATCTCGAGGCCCATGGTAACGGCTATACCTAAGTCTGAGAGGGTTGAGAGGATAGAGGAGTTCAGAGGAGCTATGGGGTGGAGGCTAAGCAAGGAGGATATAGAGGCTCTCGAGAATATATAG
- the ilvA gene encoding threonine ammonia-lyase, whose translation MAGESMYQRSLEAIKMISSYIHRTPLDKSTTFSKMFGGEVYLKYENLQKSGSFKARGALYKIGKLASQGVREVVAASSGNHAQGVAYAASIYGVEATIYMPETASIAKIEATKSYGARVILRGRLFDEAYREAVRYSEEKGVPLVHAFNDLDIIAGQGTISIELMEQLGEFDVILVPVGGGGLISGIASVLKEAGRRVRVVGVEPEAAPKFFESLRAGRIVDVDVRPSLADGLLAKRPGDITFDFVRRYVDDIVTVSEDSIARAVYLLMQRNKVIAEGAGAVGLAALLEGKVDIRGKRCVIVISGGNVDLTDLYRIIVRGLTAEGRMVELSIELLDAPGELKRVLEVIYEYRGNIVEITHRRGGREIPPGRAVVDLLVEVPTRDMGSAMVKKLIEKGYKVF comes from the coding sequence GTGGCGGGTGAATCGATGTATCAGAGGTCTCTAGAGGCTATTAAGATGATCAGCAGCTATATACATAGAACACCTCTTGATAAGAGCACCACATTCTCGAAGATGTTTGGCGGTGAAGTCTATCTGAAATATGAGAATCTACAGAAATCAGGATCCTTCAAGGCTAGGGGGGCTCTCTACAAGATAGGAAAGCTAGCCTCTCAAGGGGTTAGAGAAGTTGTCGCAGCATCCTCTGGAAACCATGCCCAGGGCGTTGCATATGCAGCCTCTATCTATGGTGTTGAAGCAACTATATATATGCCTGAGACAGCCTCTATAGCGAAGATAGAGGCTACGAAGAGCTATGGGGCTAGGGTTATCCTTAGGGGCAGGCTATTCGATGAGGCATATCGAGAGGCTGTGAGATACTCTGAGGAGAAAGGGGTCCCCCTTGTACATGCGTTCAACGATCTAGATATAATAGCTGGGCAGGGAACAATATCTATTGAGCTTATGGAGCAGCTAGGGGAATTCGATGTAATCCTAGTACCTGTAGGTGGTGGAGGGCTCATCTCTGGAATAGCATCTGTGCTGAAGGAGGCTGGGAGGAGGGTGAGAGTAGTAGGTGTTGAGCCCGAGGCAGCCCCGAAATTCTTTGAATCCCTCAGAGCAGGCAGGATAGTTGATGTAGATGTTAGACCCTCCCTAGCCGATGGGCTTCTAGCTAAGAGGCCCGGAGATATAACCTTTGATTTTGTGAGGAGATATGTTGATGATATAGTAACCGTTTCAGAGGACTCGATAGCCAGGGCTGTGTATCTCCTTATGCAGAGGAACAAGGTTATCGCGGAGGGTGCTGGGGCTGTAGGGCTCGCAGCCCTTCTAGAGGGTAAGGTTGATATAAGGGGTAAGAGGTGTGTTATTGTTATAAGCGGTGGTAATGTGGATCTAACAGATCTATATAGGATCATTGTTAGAGGCCTGACAGCGGAGGGGAGGATGGTGGAGCTATCGATAGAGCTCCTAGACGCACCGGGGGAGCTTAAGAGGGTTTTAGAGGTGATCTACGAGTATAGGGGTAACATTGTGGAGATAACACATAGGAGAGGGGGTAGAGAGATACCCCCTGGAAGAGCAGTAGTAGATCTTCTAGTCGAGGTCCCCACAAGGGATATGGGATCTGCGATGGTTAAGAAGCTCATTGAAAAGGGCTATAAGGTGTTCTAG
- a CDS encoding HEPN domain-containing protein gives MGKYRLDPEWCGKADVFLEDAARHLSEGHYWLACFEAHQAAEIYLKSLILSLTASHPYTHDLGELLEILGKIGISIDESLMIAADLLTPHYTLSRYPSRRSIRYDRERASRCVESGRRIVEWVRRLADP, from the coding sequence TTGGGTAAATATAGGCTAGACCCCGAGTGGTGTGGGAAAGCCGATGTATTCCTTGAAGATGCTGCTAGACATCTCAGTGAGGGCCACTATTGGCTAGCTTGCTTTGAGGCGCATCAGGCCGCGGAGATTTATCTCAAATCCCTAATACTATCTTTAACAGCTTCACACCCATATACACATGATCTTGGAGAGCTCCTCGAGATCTTGGGGAAAATAGGGATCTCTATTGACGAGTCTCTAATGATCGCTGCAGATCTGCTGACGCCTCATTACACCCTATCTAGATATCCAAGTAGAAGATCTATTAGATATGATAGGGAGAGGGCTAGCAGATGTGTAGAGTCTGGTAGAAGGATTGTGGAGTGGGTTAGGAGGCTTGCAGATCCATGA
- a CDS encoding nucleotidyltransferase domain-containing protein, whose amino-acid sequence MIDYRDRYYRELRRHVEKWEESFREFIENVCRSGFIKTLLLVGSRARGDYRDSSDFDVIAIVGDDEDAIEIITRLRRLVKDRFPLDLIAIPESDLGDPLYREMLKDSIDLCKEERDIDTMLRSKMMV is encoded by the coding sequence ATGATCGACTATAGGGATAGATATTATAGAGAATTACGTAGGCATGTGGAGAAGTGGGAGGAGAGCTTTAGAGAGTTTATTGAGAACGTCTGTAGAAGCGGTTTTATAAAGACACTCCTGCTTGTAGGTTCTAGGGCTAGGGGTGATTATAGGGATTCAAGTGACTTCGATGTTATAGCCATTGTAGGGGATGATGAAGATGCTATAGAGATCATAACTAGGTTGAGGAGACTTGTTAAAGATAGGTTTCCCCTAGATCTTATAGCAATCCCAGAATCAGATCTTGGGGATCCTCTTTATAGAGAGATGCTAAAAGACTCTATAGATCTCTGTAAAGAGGAGAGGGATATAGATACTATGTTGAGATCTAAGATGATGGTATGA
- a CDS encoding helix-turn-helix domain-containing protein: MKFYKVVIPLCPTMSEILRDHDHVGFRLSRNEMIHILMGRAGEKQNRGDNTQAINIYRAHGIRLRRYRRGGYTILRSRGCVLRDILTNFYVNSIRVTREGVVAIVAVPESEINGFLRSISGRCKASVEELPMSPVLTEEENMLLKMARGLYESPRRISLSELSEKLGIPKSNLSYRLRKAIKKILILIPSS, encoded by the coding sequence ATGAAATTCTATAAAGTTGTGATCCCTCTATGCCCTACTATGAGCGAGATCCTAAGGGATCATGATCATGTTGGTTTCAGATTATCTAGAAACGAGATGATCCATATATTAATGGGTAGAGCTGGTGAAAAACAGAATAGAGGAGACAATACACAGGCTATAAATATTTATCGTGCCCATGGCATAAGGCTGAGGAGGTATCGTAGAGGAGGATATACTATTTTGAGGTCAAGGGGGTGTGTGTTAAGGGATATCCTCACCAACTTCTATGTTAACTCTATAAGGGTTACGAGGGAAGGGGTTGTGGCGATCGTAGCTGTTCCGGAGAGTGAGATCAACGGCTTTCTACGCAGTATTTCGGGGAGGTGTAAAGCCTCTGTTGAAGAGCTTCCTATGAGCCCGGTGCTTACGGAGGAGGAGAATATGCTTCTGAAGATGGCTAGAGGTCTCTACGAGTCTCCTAGGAGGATATCGCTTTCAGAGCTCTCAGAGAAGCTGGGGATACCAAAGTCAAATCTATCCTATAGGCTTAGGAAAGCCATTAAGAAGATCCTGATCCTCATACCATCATCTTAG
- a CDS encoding cbb3-type cytochrome c oxidase subunit I, whose product MHAPQAIQGFRTCPVTGLLCHIATLRLITANYAMALISIVIGGIAAIFVGLSRSSLVLLRDPGSYYLWLTAHGVNMLIFWILWFEVALLYFVGTVLLNAPIYSVRAGWTAFGLMLVGWILIEYTVFSGRASVLFTAYPPLAADPLFYAGYIVYVLGAGFAVVTFFLTLYRARVEGRYKGSLPLVTWGAAVAAIIAVTVVVHGLIALAYTAAWLSGSIPMNVMIYRWFFWGLGHDAQYVNVTAMVAVWYALLALSTGLAAAKFVNERYAKIAFAMYVLFVVPGIGHHILVDPGFSTALKQASGSVGSHFLSIPSMLHALALLGGLEALLRASGYSRGLFSWFKAIPWRNPGTAGLLLSMLLFGIGGIIAQPQTTLQPNLLFHNTMWVPAHFHLTVVGGTTLAFMAISYYLIPLITLRRLFSVSIARIQIYLAFIGILIMTISMSILGWLGAPRRTLILPEEFAEHPYWVAPATALGIGAIIFIASGVLYVLNAILTILAGRRTTDPKILMDGLITPYEVKDPSAARKTGSLVIVIIILVIVLLGLYFASFIRLASLPPIW is encoded by the coding sequence ATGCATGCTCCACAGGCTATCCAGGGATTCAGAACATGCCCTGTAACAGGGCTTCTATGCCATATAGCAACTCTAAGGCTTATAACAGCTAACTATGCTATGGCCCTAATATCGATAGTCATAGGTGGGATCGCAGCTATATTCGTAGGCCTCTCAAGATCCTCTCTAGTCCTGCTAAGAGATCCAGGATCCTATTATCTATGGCTCACAGCCCATGGAGTCAACATGCTTATCTTCTGGATACTATGGTTCGAGGTGGCACTGCTATACTTCGTAGGCACGGTTCTCCTCAACGCACCAATATATAGTGTTAGAGCTGGGTGGACAGCCTTTGGGCTTATGCTGGTTGGCTGGATCTTGATCGAGTACACAGTGTTCTCTGGAAGGGCATCAGTGCTCTTCACAGCATATCCACCGCTAGCAGCAGATCCTCTATTCTATGCTGGGTACATCGTATATGTTCTAGGAGCAGGTTTTGCTGTGGTAACATTCTTCCTAACACTCTATAGAGCTAGGGTTGAGGGTAGATACAAAGGAAGCCTTCCCCTCGTAACATGGGGGGCTGCGGTTGCAGCGATTATAGCTGTTACAGTTGTTGTCCACGGCTTGATCGCTCTAGCATATACTGCAGCCTGGCTATCAGGATCTATACCTATGAATGTAATGATCTATAGGTGGTTCTTCTGGGGCCTGGGACATGATGCCCAATATGTTAATGTCACAGCTATGGTGGCTGTGTGGTATGCATTGCTAGCACTCTCAACAGGTTTAGCGGCAGCCAAATTCGTTAACGAGAGATATGCTAAGATAGCATTCGCAATGTATGTACTCTTCGTAGTCCCTGGTATAGGGCATCACATCCTAGTAGATCCTGGGTTCTCAACAGCCCTTAAACAGGCTAGCGGGAGCGTGGGGTCCCACTTCCTATCAATACCATCGATGCTCCACGCACTAGCCCTACTCGGAGGCCTCGAAGCCCTTTTAAGGGCCTCGGGATATTCTAGGGGTCTCTTCAGCTGGTTCAAAGCTATACCATGGAGGAATCCCGGGACAGCTGGTCTCCTCCTATCAATGCTCCTATTCGGCATCGGAGGAATTATAGCCCAGCCCCAAACAACCCTCCAGCCTAATCTGCTATTCCACAACACCATGTGGGTTCCAGCGCATTTCCACCTAACGGTGGTTGGGGGTACAACACTTGCGTTTATGGCTATATCCTACTATCTAATCCCACTAATAACTCTTAGAAGGCTTTTCAGCGTTTCAATAGCTAGGATCCAGATCTATCTGGCCTTCATAGGGATCCTCATCATGACGATCTCGATGAGCATACTAGGATGGCTCGGAGCACCCAGAAGAACCCTTATCCTACCAGAGGAATTCGCTGAACACCCATACTGGGTGGCACCAGCAACAGCCCTAGGGATAGGAGCTATTATCTTCATAGCATCCGGCGTGTTATATGTTCTCAACGCAATACTAACAATCCTAGCGGGGAGAAGAACAACTGACCCAAAGATCCTTATGGACGGACTGATAACCCCATACGAGGTTAAGGATCCATCTGCTGCGAGGAAAACAGGCTCCCTAGTAATAGTAATTATAATCCTAGTCATCGTATTGCTGGGCCTCTACTTCGCATCATTTATAAGGCTAGCATCGCTCCCACCGATATGGTAG
- a CDS encoding AbrB/MazE/SpoVT family DNA-binding domain-containing protein, which produces MEVVVRVDRKGRVLIPKRVREVLGIDEGSTLKLRVEEGRIVLEPIGSIASRFYGVFKVERWPEDLDEFIVEAVRSWWRGGT; this is translated from the coding sequence ATGGAGGTTGTGGTGAGGGTTGATAGGAAGGGTCGTGTTTTGATCCCTAAACGTGTTAGAGAGGTTCTTGGAATAGATGAGGGGTCTACCCTGAAACTTAGGGTAGAGGAGGGTAGAATTGTGCTAGAGCCTATTGGGAGTATTGCTAGCAGGTTCTACGGGGTTTTCAAGGTAGAGAGGTGGCCTGAGGATCTAGATGAGTTCATTGTTGAGGCTGTGAGGAGTTGGTGGAGAGGAGGTACGTAG
- a CDS encoding type II toxin-antitoxin system VapC family toxin: protein MERRYVDVNVFVYWLSAHPIFGESARRWVNEIEKAKAGEYITSTLTVYETLVILAGLTGRSLKDDEYVGVVMEAITGLSKLAIEPLTLDDIVRAVEHMKTYNLDYEDALHLAVALRSGASKIVSNDRDFDKTPLKRIF from the coding sequence GTGGAGAGGAGGTACGTAGATGTTAATGTATTCGTTTATTGGCTTTCAGCTCATCCCATCTTCGGTGAGAGTGCTAGAAGGTGGGTTAACGAGATTGAGAAAGCCAAAGCCGGGGAGTATATTACATCGACCTTAACAGTATACGAGACTCTAGTTATCCTAGCTGGTTTAACCGGTAGGAGTCTAAAGGATGATGAGTATGTTGGCGTGGTGATGGAAGCTATAACAGGTCTAAGCAAGCTCGCCATAGAACCCTTAACCCTAGACGACATTGTTAGAGCGGTGGAGCATATGAAGACTTATAACTTGGACTACGAGGATGCCCTACACCTAGCTGTAGCATTAAGGAGTGGAGCTTCAAAGATAGTCTCGAATGATAGGGATTTCGATAAAACACCTCTCAAAAGGATCTTCTAG
- a CDS encoding M20 family metallopeptidase: MSLKGYGDLVSRVDSYRGFIVKFLEEIVAIPTVSPWGDGYGDFARVAKELLESVGVSVEIHRVPQDYVDPRVPPEGRGKARYIVFARVGSRDNVVIHFNGHYDVVPGGPGWRVTEPFKPRIVDNRLFGRGSTDMKGGIAAIAGALASLSSYADRLGIGVEAAFVPDEEIGGSTGTGYIVENRLVRGRYVVIAEPSSLSQIYIGHKGAVWGEVVVKGKTGHGSTPWLGVNAFEKAVAIAKEMFEKLVPSIEAKRSRYTYDLEEGNRGTIMIGGYLRGGEKINQIPGEVVFSFDRRLIVEERVEEAWKEIKEFVENTARRVGAEVEVRLVHTMEPVIVDPEARIFKAIEEASKMVIGSTPRKIVCIGGLDMRYYVAKGIETATYGPGVLGMAHAPDEYVEIDDVVRAAKIYTILPTILHSKT; encoded by the coding sequence ATGTCTTTGAAAGGCTATGGGGATCTGGTTTCCCGCGTTGATAGCTATAGAGGGTTTATCGTGAAGTTCCTCGAGGAGATCGTGGCTATACCAACTGTCTCGCCTTGGGGAGATGGCTATGGGGATTTTGCTAGGGTTGCTAAGGAGTTGCTGGAGAGTGTTGGGGTTTCAGTTGAGATCCATAGGGTTCCACAGGATTATGTAGATCCTAGGGTTCCTCCTGAGGGGAGGGGCAAGGCTAGATATATAGTGTTTGCCAGGGTAGGCTCTAGAGATAATGTTGTTATTCACTTCAACGGCCACTACGATGTGGTTCCAGGTGGGCCTGGCTGGAGGGTTACCGAGCCCTTCAAACCGAGGATCGTGGATAACAGGCTCTTCGGAAGGGGATCAACTGATATGAAGGGAGGCATAGCAGCGATAGCTGGTGCGTTGGCCTCCCTATCTAGCTATGCAGATCGCCTGGGAATCGGGGTTGAAGCAGCCTTCGTACCGGACGAGGAGATCGGTGGGAGCACGGGTACTGGATATATAGTTGAGAATAGACTTGTGAGGGGTAGATACGTGGTTATCGCCGAGCCAAGCAGCCTCTCACAGATCTATATAGGGCATAAGGGGGCTGTATGGGGTGAGGTAGTTGTGAAGGGGAAAACAGGCCATGGATCTACACCATGGCTAGGGGTAAATGCTTTTGAAAAAGCCGTGGCAATAGCTAAGGAGATGTTCGAGAAGCTCGTACCATCTATAGAGGCTAAGAGGAGCAGATATACATATGATCTTGAGGAGGGTAATAGGGGCACAATAATGATCGGGGGGTATCTAAGAGGTGGTGAGAAGATAAACCAGATACCAGGGGAGGTTGTCTTCAGCTTCGACAGAAGACTTATAGTGGAGGAGAGGGTTGAAGAGGCATGGAAAGAGATCAAGGAGTTCGTTGAGAACACAGCTAGAAGGGTGGGAGCCGAGGTAGAGGTAAGGCTAGTCCACACGATGGAGCCGGTGATAGTTGATCCAGAGGCAAGGATCTTCAAAGCGATAGAGGAGGCCTCAAAGATGGTAATAGGTTCAACACCGAGGAAAATAGTATGTATAGGAGGCCTCGACATGAGATACTATGTAGCAAAGGGCATAGAAACAGCAACATACGGCCCAGGAGTACTGGGGATGGCCCACGCACCAGATGAATATGTTGAGATAGATGATGTGGTTAGAGCAGCAAAGATCTACACCATCCTCCCCACAATACTCCATAGCAAAACATAG